One region of Turicibacter bilis genomic DNA includes:
- a CDS encoding ribonuclease Z codes for MLEVTLLGCGGGMPLPTRYLSAILLQYKGRKILIDCGEGTQVSMREINSGFKSIDIICITHIHGDHIIGLPGILGTIGNSGRQQPLYIIGPEGIKEAVAAARVIAKYLPYEVIVIENPQTSIEGLTDQLKGQVIIETLEVEHSSPCLAYKIYIKRQPKFDVEKAIKNQVPRLLWNRLQKGEAMIEYEGVTYVKEMVLGKQRKGIQVTVVTDTRPINQIIPFIQKSDLFICEGTYGSLTDIDKAIKNKHMTFEEAATLAKKAEVDQLLLTHFGAAMTDPADYKENATSIFEQTIIGEDHYSIQLNFKN; via the coding sequence ATGCTTGAGGTGACACTGTTAGGCTGTGGAGGAGGAATGCCTTTACCAACTCGATATTTATCAGCAATATTGCTTCAATATAAAGGAAGAAAGATTTTAATTGACTGTGGAGAAGGTACACAAGTATCAATGCGAGAAATTAATAGTGGTTTTAAATCAATAGATATTATTTGTATTACGCATATTCATGGTGATCATATAATTGGTCTTCCTGGGATATTGGGTACGATTGGAAATAGTGGTCGTCAACAACCATTATATATTATTGGACCAGAGGGAATTAAAGAAGCTGTTGCAGCAGCGAGAGTTATTGCTAAATATTTACCTTATGAAGTCATCGTAATTGAAAATCCTCAAACATCTATTGAAGGATTAACAGATCAATTGAAGGGACAAGTGATCATTGAAACACTAGAAGTTGAACATTCTTCTCCATGTTTAGCTTATAAAATTTATATTAAAAGACAGCCAAAGTTTGATGTCGAAAAGGCAATAAAGAATCAAGTTCCTCGTCTATTATGGAATCGGCTTCAGAAAGGGGAAGCGATGATTGAATATGAAGGAGTAACTTATGTTAAAGAGATGGTGCTAGGTAAACAACGAAAAGGCATTCAAGTGACAGTAGTTACTGATACTCGTCCAATTAATCAAATTATTCCTTTTATCCAAAAAAGTGACTTATTCATTTGTGAAGGAACATATGGAAGTTTAACAGATATTGATAAAGCCATTAAAAATAAGCATATGACTTTTGAAGAAGCGGCAACTTTAGCTAAAAAAGCGGAAGTTGATCAACTATTACTGACACACTTTGGCGCTGCTATGACTGATCCGGCGGATTACAAAGAAAATGCGACTTCAATTTTTGAACAAACCATTATAGGAGAAGATCACTACTCCATACAATTAAATTTCAAAAACTAG
- a CDS encoding heavy-metal-associated domain-containing protein, whose product MKKRIQLEGMSCGHCVAHVKETLEALENTTDIQVDLGTQSVLVETGATDELIRQAIDEAGYTVLGID is encoded by the coding sequence ATGAAAAAGAGAATTCAATTAGAAGGTATGAGTTGTGGCCATTGTGTCGCACATGTTAAAGAGACTTTAGAAGCATTAGAAAATACAACAGATATCCAAGTTGATTTAGGAACTCAATCTGTTTTAGTTGAGACAGGTGCAACTGATGAATTAATCAGACAAGCCATTGATGAAGCTGGATATACAGTACTTGGAATTGACTAA
- a CDS encoding sugar phosphate isomerase/epimerase family protein, protein MQRVSYGMPQLIELNWVEENVRLCSQLGLDFIELNCNLPSCQPETMNVHYLNLLKDQYGIEFTLHLPEDLDLGHFNRHVREAHLKVLEEAIGVADRLGCKILNIHMNPGVHFTLPTEKIELYGKYQQQYLSNIKSSLELIDIWLGGTGVHISIENTGLLHRPHIQTAVNQLLKSGRFCLTWDVGHDYISSHADREFMLNHRSSIKHIHLHDAKGRNDHLELYTGEVDLNEKLQIASENQASVLIEVKTKESLIHSVAKLKEKHIFK, encoded by the coding sequence ATGCAAAGGGTGAGTTATGGTATGCCCCAACTCATCGAGTTAAACTGGGTTGAAGAAAATGTTCGACTTTGCTCACAATTGGGGCTTGATTTTATTGAGTTAAATTGTAATTTACCATCGTGCCAACCTGAAACGATGAATGTTCATTATCTAAACTTATTGAAAGATCAGTATGGGATAGAGTTTACTCTGCATTTACCTGAAGATTTAGACTTAGGACATTTTAATCGTCATGTCCGTGAAGCCCATTTGAAAGTTTTAGAGGAGGCGATTGGGGTTGCTGATCGCTTAGGATGTAAAATTTTAAATATTCATATGAATCCAGGCGTCCATTTTACACTTCCAACAGAAAAAATTGAGTTATACGGTAAATATCAACAGCAATATTTATCTAATATTAAATCTAGTCTAGAATTGATTGATATTTGGCTAGGGGGAACAGGCGTTCATATCTCAATTGAGAATACCGGTTTGTTACATCGGCCTCACATTCAAACAGCTGTCAATCAATTGCTTAAAAGCGGGCGTTTTTGTTTAACATGGGATGTGGGTCATGATTATATTTCATCACACGCGGATCGAGAATTTATGTTAAATCATCGTTCATCTATTAAGCATATTCATCTTCATGACGCAAAAGGGAGAAATGATCACTTAGAACTTTATACAGGAGAAGTTGATTTAAATGAAAAATTACAAATAGCGAGTGAAAATCAGGCAAGTGTTTTAATCGAGGTTAAGACAAAAGAGTCATTAATTCATTCAGTGGCGAAGTTAAAAGAAAAGCATATTTTTAAATAA
- a CDS encoding MarR family winged helix-turn-helix transcriptional regulator, whose translation MRNEQLISDLVDMFFEAKKIVEYLPTLPGTLRKSHLQVLQMIEKLKVTQEEVKVTDISKRLKISSPNITKLVNELQEMNMVTKCPSLKDKRIVQVDLTERGKETLTHYVMNYHQHLDQLIEKVGAERCQLTIETMKEISKEMKQASIKFGEE comes from the coding sequence ATGAGAAATGAACAGTTAATCAGTGATTTAGTTGATATGTTTTTCGAAGCTAAAAAAATTGTTGAGTATTTACCAACGTTACCAGGAACTCTTCGAAAAAGTCATTTGCAAGTTTTACAAATGATTGAAAAGTTAAAAGTCACTCAGGAGGAAGTCAAAGTAACTGATATAAGTAAGCGATTAAAGATTAGTTCACCTAATATTACGAAATTGGTGAATGAGCTTCAGGAAATGAACATGGTAACTAAATGTCCATCTCTAAAAGACAAACGTATTGTTCAAGTTGACTTAACGGAAAGAGGGAAGGAGACATTGACACATTATGTGATGAATTATCATCAGCACTTGGATCAATTGATTGAGAAGGTTGGAGCTGAACGTTGTCAATTAACGATTGAAACCATGAAGGAAATATCAAAAGAAATGAAGCAAGCTTCAATTAAATTTGGGGAGGAATAA
- a CDS encoding nucleoside deaminase: MMKNIMRLCIQEAVNGVNQGEGGPFGAVILKDGELIAVAHNTVIKTNDPTAHAEINAIRQASQKLQRFDLSDCILVTSSEPCPMCLSAIMWAGIKKVYYGCNVHDAKEIGFADEFIYHYLKNKSLTEPPIILEELLRDEALEAFKIWYQKEDKVPY, translated from the coding sequence ATGATGAAAAATATTATGAGATTATGTATTCAAGAAGCGGTGAACGGCGTTAATCAAGGTGAAGGAGGTCCATTTGGTGCCGTTATTTTAAAAGATGGCGAACTGATAGCAGTCGCTCATAATACGGTCATAAAAACAAATGATCCAACGGCACATGCTGAAATCAATGCGATTCGTCAAGCTTCACAAAAACTACAAAGGTTTGATTTAAGTGATTGTATTTTAGTTACCTCATCAGAGCCGTGTCCGATGTGTTTATCTGCTATTATGTGGGCAGGAATTAAAAAGGTATATTACGGATGTAATGTTCATGACGCAAAAGAAATAGGATTCGCAGATGAATTTATTTATCATTATCTAAAAAATAAATCACTAACTGAACCACCTATTATTCTTGAAGAATTATTAAGAGATGAAGCACTAGAAGCCTTTAAAATTTGGTATCAAAAAGAAGATAAAGTGCCCTATTAA
- a CDS encoding MATE family efflux transporter — MKVMNNPMEESKAFPLIMTYSTPAIIALLISAIYNIVDRMFVGNYVGDLGLAALSVCFPITFIMIGIGLLASAGGGTLFALKLGEKDMEGANRAFGNAFSYVLILELVVTVLLLLIGQKFLRLLGASDVVYPMAKQYYDIVVFGSVFQGLTFVLNDFTRVSGKVFLALLITGSGAIVNIILDAIFVIGFGWGVQGAALATVIGQVISTLIGLWVIFGRKTILKPKKNDFKLDPSIIQEITKLGVALFIAQFAFGFISLIYNVYLGKYGGDLAISVYAIISSIMTFVLMPASGLSQGMQPILGYCYGAKLYPRVKYMMKTGCLISIVITTIIWILVQLFPSQLVYLFGGGQNEDLMSLGVTALRVNFSLIPIVGFVLLCITFFQAIGKAKPSIILTLVRQVIALVPFIIILPIFFGVEGIFFAQPISDLITLLMSTILLRATFKELDQQESGQS, encoded by the coding sequence ATGAAGGTAATGAATAATCCGATGGAGGAAAGTAAAGCATTTCCTCTTATTATGACTTATTCTACACCAGCTATTATTGCATTATTGATTAGTGCGATTTATAACATTGTCGATCGAATGTTTGTTGGAAATTATGTTGGAGATTTAGGTTTAGCCGCCTTATCAGTTTGTTTTCCGATAACTTTTATTATGATTGGAATTGGACTTTTAGCAAGTGCCGGTGGTGGAACATTGTTTGCTTTAAAACTTGGAGAAAAAGATATGGAAGGGGCAAATCGAGCATTTGGAAATGCCTTTAGCTATGTGTTAATCTTAGAATTAGTTGTGACTGTTTTATTACTTTTAATAGGTCAAAAATTTTTACGACTACTTGGTGCAAGTGATGTTGTGTACCCAATGGCTAAACAATACTATGACATTGTTGTCTTTGGGTCTGTTTTTCAAGGATTAACATTTGTATTGAATGATTTTACTCGTGTTTCAGGAAAAGTTTTTTTAGCCTTATTGATTACTGGAAGTGGCGCGATTGTTAATATTATTCTAGATGCGATTTTCGTTATTGGTTTTGGATGGGGTGTTCAAGGCGCTGCATTAGCAACGGTCATTGGACAAGTTATCTCGACTTTAATTGGATTATGGGTCATCTTTGGAAGAAAGACGATTTTAAAGCCGAAAAAAAATGATTTTAAATTAGATCCGTCAATCATTCAAGAAATTACGAAATTAGGGGTTGCTTTATTCATTGCACAGTTTGCCTTTGGATTCATTAGTTTAATTTATAATGTGTATCTTGGAAAGTATGGCGGAGATTTAGCCATTTCTGTTTACGCGATTATCTCAAGTATTATGACTTTCGTTCTTATGCCAGCGAGTGGACTAAGTCAAGGGATGCAACCGATTCTAGGATATTGTTATGGAGCTAAATTATATCCTCGTGTCAAATATATGATGAAAACAGGGTGCTTAATTTCCATCGTTATTACAACGATTATTTGGATACTGGTTCAACTGTTCCCATCTCAACTTGTTTATTTATTTGGTGGTGGACAAAATGAAGATTTAATGTCTTTAGGGGTAACAGCCTTGAGAGTGAACTTTAGTTTGATTCCGATTGTGGGATTTGTGCTCTTATGCATCACCTTTTTCCAAGCGATTGGAAAAGCTAAACCTTCTATTATTTTAACGCTTGTAAGACAAGTGATTGCTTTAGTTCCATTTATTATTATATTACCAATTTTCTTTGGAGTAGAAGGGATTTTCTTTGCTCAACCTATTAGTGATCTAATTACTTTACTGATGTCAACTATTCTTTTAAGAGCAACGTTTAAAGAGTTAGATCAACAAGAATCAGGGCAATCTTAA
- a CDS encoding VOC family protein, which yields MINYIGKVTIYVSNQEEAKQFWTEKMGFVCHEQPMGPNFKWMEVRPNEGAFTSFIIYEKELMQKQNPTANVGHPNVILSTQEIEKAYDQMKENGVEVGELQVMPYGKMFSFKDQDGNTYLLREDK from the coding sequence ATGATTAATTATATTGGAAAAGTTACAATCTATGTAAGCAATCAAGAAGAAGCAAAGCAATTTTGGACAGAGAAGATGGGATTTGTTTGTCATGAACAACCAATGGGGCCTAATTTCAAATGGATGGAAGTTCGTCCAAATGAAGGAGCATTTACATCATTCATTATTTATGAAAAAGAATTAATGCAAAAACAAAATCCAACTGCTAACGTAGGACATCCAAATGTTATTTTAAGCACTCAAGAGATTGAAAAAGCTTATGACCAAATGAAAGAAAATGGAGTAGAAGTCGGTGAATTACAAGTCATGCCATATGGTAAAATGTTCTCATTTAAAGATCAAGATGGGAATACTTATTTACTTCGTGAAGATAAATAA
- a CDS encoding threonine/serine exporter family protein → MKILLSCLYSFIATIGFCVIFNIRGKMVFFASFGAALGWLAFELSAFFGTDLSQYFIATVVIALYAEIMARLHKVPVTVYLIAALIPLVPGSGIYYTMEHFIDGNIDAFLSTFVHTIAIAGCLAFGILLVSSLVRLTNRIKLDKNKRKVAR, encoded by the coding sequence ATGAAAATCTTGCTATCTTGTTTATATTCATTCATAGCTACCATTGGTTTTTGTGTCATCTTTAATATTCGTGGAAAAATGGTCTTCTTTGCCTCATTTGGTGCAGCTTTAGGGTGGCTTGCGTTTGAGCTATCAGCATTTTTTGGAACTGATTTAAGTCAATATTTCATCGCAACCGTTGTAATTGCTCTTTATGCTGAAATTATGGCTCGTCTGCATAAAGTACCTGTCACAGTTTACTTAATTGCCGCATTAATTCCACTCGTTCCAGGTAGCGGAATTTATTATACAATGGAACACTTTATTGATGGAAACATTGACGCCTTTTTATCCACATTTGTCCACACGATTGCTATTGCAGGATGTTTAGCCTTTGGTATTCTACTCGTATCATCACTCGTTCGTCTAACTAATCGAATCAAATTAGATAAAAACAAAAGAAAAGTCGCTCGTTAA
- a CDS encoding DUF5658 family protein, with the protein MFNFIRRYQLSNLKIKLLLLYLLNISDISLTIILVNTGLIIEANPLMANIITNSIATFFIKVLLPAVLFIYLYIRLKTATVKMIKLTNYCLIGLLGFYLIINVLHLVWFLMLPFFV; encoded by the coding sequence ATGTTTAACTTTATTCGGCGATACCAACTCTCAAATTTAAAAATCAAACTCCTACTTCTGTATCTTCTGAATATTAGTGATATTAGCTTAACAATTATTCTGGTCAATACGGGGCTCATTATTGAAGCCAATCCATTAATGGCAAATATTATTACGAATTCTATAGCCACATTTTTTATTAAGGTTCTTTTACCTGCGGTCCTATTTATATATCTTTACATTCGTTTAAAAACAGCAACAGTAAAAATGATTAAACTTACTAACTACTGTCTCATTGGCTTACTTGGATTTTATCTCATTATTAATGTTCTTCATTTAGTTTGGTTTCTGATGTTACCTTTCTTTGTATAA
- a CDS encoding heavy metal translocating P-type ATPase produces the protein MKKVSMKIEGMSCSACANRIERIVNKLDGVEKGAVNFAAETLALEYDESAVELGQVEAAIEKAGFKVKKNIKDYTFKVEGMTCSACANRVERVTQKIEGVELAVVNFATEKLTIKLDADVASYGQVKAAVEKAGFQLVSEEDTIKGEEKKHDEASKLLIRFIISLIFAVPLLIISMGHMVGMPLPHLIDPMMNPFNFGIVQLILTLPVVMAGYKFYQVGIKNLIQLSPNMDSLIAIGTLTAFFYSVFGIYKITQGDASYAMHLYFESAAVILTLITLGKYLEAVSKGKTSQAIKALMGLAPKTATIERNGRELEVPIEEVVVGDLVLVKPGEKLPVDGEVIEGSTAIDESMLTGESIPVEKTVGSVVIGASINKTGFIKYKATKVGRDTALSQIVKLVEDAQGSKAPIAKMADIISAYFVPIVIGLAILSSVAWLLAGETGVFALSIFISVLVIACPCALGLATPTAIMVGTGKGAEYGVLIKGGEALETTHKLSKLIFDKTGTITEGKPKVTDIVTTNLSEEQLLIYAASAEKGSEHPLGEAIVRAAIDRGYQLCELESFNAIPGHGIEVSIQGKQMLLGNKKLMIEKTIDVSSLSETSDQLAYDGKTPMYMAIDGQLAGIIAVADTVKESSKKAIETLHQMGIKVAMITGDNQKTADAIARQVGIDLVLAEVLPADKANEVKKLQETGVKVGMVGDGINDAPALAQADIGIAIGSGTDVAIESADIVLMKSDLMDVSTAIKLSKATIRNIKENLFWAFAYNVLGIPVAMGVLHLFGGPLLNPMIAAAAMSLSSVSVLLNALRLRRFKA, from the coding sequence ATGAAGAAAGTGTCGATGAAAATCGAAGGAATGAGCTGTTCTGCTTGTGCGAACCGCATTGAGCGTATCGTTAATAAGCTTGATGGAGTCGAAAAAGGCGCAGTGAACTTTGCGGCAGAAACGTTAGCCCTTGAATATGATGAATCAGCGGTTGAGTTAGGACAAGTAGAGGCGGCTATTGAAAAAGCAGGTTTTAAAGTGAAGAAAAATATAAAAGATTATACCTTCAAAGTTGAAGGAATGACCTGTTCAGCTTGTGCTAATCGAGTGGAGAGAGTGACACAAAAAATTGAGGGTGTTGAATTAGCTGTTGTTAATTTTGCGACTGAAAAATTAACCATTAAGTTAGATGCAGATGTAGCGAGTTATGGGCAAGTGAAAGCAGCAGTTGAAAAGGCTGGCTTTCAATTAGTTTCAGAAGAAGATACGATTAAAGGAGAAGAGAAAAAGCATGATGAAGCTTCAAAGTTACTAATACGCTTTATCATTTCATTAATTTTTGCTGTACCACTTTTAATTATTTCGATGGGACATATGGTCGGAATGCCACTTCCTCATTTGATTGATCCAATGATGAATCCATTTAACTTTGGGATAGTGCAATTGATTTTAACTTTACCAGTTGTTATGGCAGGCTATAAGTTTTATCAAGTTGGAATTAAAAATTTAATTCAACTAAGTCCAAATATGGATTCGTTAATTGCCATTGGAACACTAACTGCCTTTTTCTACAGTGTGTTTGGAATTTATAAGATTACACAAGGTGATGCAAGCTATGCGATGCATTTATACTTTGAATCAGCTGCTGTTATTCTTACCTTAATCACACTAGGAAAATACTTAGAGGCGGTCTCAAAAGGTAAAACTTCACAAGCCATTAAAGCTTTAATGGGATTAGCACCAAAAACAGCCACGATTGAGCGAAATGGTCGTGAGTTAGAAGTTCCAATTGAAGAAGTGGTGGTGGGGGACCTTGTTTTAGTGAAACCAGGTGAAAAGTTACCGGTTGATGGTGAAGTTATTGAAGGAAGTACAGCGATTGATGAATCAATGTTAACGGGAGAAAGCATTCCAGTTGAGAAAACAGTTGGTAGCGTAGTTATTGGAGCAAGTATTAATAAAACTGGATTTATTAAATATAAAGCGACTAAAGTGGGACGTGATACAGCTTTATCACAAATCGTCAAGTTAGTAGAAGATGCTCAAGGTTCAAAAGCACCGATTGCAAAAATGGCTGATATTATTTCAGCTTACTTTGTACCGATTGTTATTGGGTTAGCAATTCTTTCATCCGTTGCATGGTTATTAGCTGGTGAAACAGGTGTCTTTGCCTTATCGATTTTTATTTCGGTATTAGTCATCGCTTGTCCATGCGCGTTAGGATTAGCAACTCCTACAGCCATTATGGTTGGGACAGGAAAAGGTGCTGAATATGGTGTTTTAATTAAAGGTGGAGAAGCGTTAGAAACGACTCATAAATTATCAAAACTCATTTTTGATAAAACAGGCACAATCACAGAAGGGAAACCGAAGGTAACGGATATCGTGACCACAAATCTTTCAGAAGAACAGTTATTAATTTATGCGGCGAGTGCTGAAAAGGGTTCTGAACATCCACTTGGAGAAGCAATTGTACGTGCAGCTATTGATCGTGGATATCAACTATGTGAATTAGAATCATTCAATGCAATCCCTGGACATGGGATTGAAGTGAGTATCCAAGGTAAACAGATGTTACTTGGTAATAAAAAGTTAATGATTGAAAAGACTATTGATGTATCCTCATTAAGTGAAACGTCAGATCAGCTTGCTTATGATGGGAAAACACCAATGTATATGGCAATCGATGGTCAGTTAGCAGGAATTATTGCAGTGGCAGATACAGTAAAAGAGAGCAGTAAAAAAGCAATTGAAACGCTACATCAAATGGGAATTAAAGTTGCTATGATTACTGGTGATAATCAAAAAACAGCAGATGCTATTGCACGTCAAGTTGGAATAGATTTAGTTTTAGCAGAAGTTTTACCCGCTGATAAAGCAAATGAAGTGAAAAAGTTACAAGAAACTGGTGTGAAAGTCGGAATGGTTGGAGATGGAATTAACGATGCGCCAGCCTTAGCACAAGCTGATATTGGAATCGCCATTGGTAGTGGAACAGATGTTGCGATTGAATCAGCTGATATTGTTTTAATGAAGAGTGATTTAATGGATGTCTCAACAGCTATTAAGTTAAGTAAAGCAACGATTCGTAATATTAAAGAGAATTTATTCTGGGCATTTGCTTATAATGTATTAGGAATTCCAGTTGCGATGGGAGTATTACACTTATTTGGTGGCCCATTATTAAATCCAATGATTGCAGCAGCTGCCATGAGCTTAAGCTCAGTTTCTGTTTTATTAAATGCTTTACGATTACGCCGATTTAAAGCATAA
- a CDS encoding cold-shock protein, producing MTTGTVKWFNSEKGFGFITVEGGNDVFAHFSAIQGEGFKTLEEGQKVSFEIVEGDRGPQAANIVKL from the coding sequence ATGACTACAGGTACAGTAAAATGGTTTAACTCAGAAAAAGGTTTCGGATTCATCACTGTTGAAGGTGGAAACGATGTATTCGCTCACTTCTCAGCTATCCAAGGTGAAGGATTCAAAACTTTAGAAGAAGGTCAAAAAGTTTCTTTCGAAATCGTTGAAGGTGACCGTGGACCTCAAGCAGCTAACATCGTTAAATTATAA
- a CDS encoding threonine/serine ThrE exporter family protein: MDFNKLLNVSTQLGKMLLENGAEIYRVEESIQRMGLAYGAKEVDVYAVPTTIIITITTPENINITKTKRIHDRSTNLDKVERLNNLCRQICQTTPELKLVREELEVIANRPIYSFRVQLLAYAITCSTFTLFFGGTLLDACCALLIGPLIKIVSSHLSRFRTNPFFITILCSLMCAFLTTFACDLGIGQQVDKIIIGLVMTLVPGVAITNSVRDVIAGDFIAGQTKMTEALLTATSIALGTGIALSLASYF, encoded by the coding sequence ATGGATTTTAATAAATTATTAAATGTAAGTACTCAATTAGGAAAAATGCTTCTTGAAAATGGAGCTGAAATATATCGCGTCGAAGAATCGATTCAACGGATGGGACTAGCTTACGGTGCTAAAGAGGTCGATGTCTACGCTGTGCCAACGACCATCATTATCACGATTACAACGCCAGAAAATATTAATATTACAAAGACAAAAAGGATTCATGATCGCTCAACTAACTTAGATAAAGTTGAACGATTAAACAATTTATGTCGACAAATTTGTCAAACAACACCAGAGTTGAAATTAGTTAGAGAAGAATTAGAAGTCATTGCAAATCGTCCTATTTATAGCTTCAGAGTTCAATTATTAGCCTATGCCATCACGTGCTCAACTTTTACCCTCTTTTTCGGTGGAACACTTCTGGACGCTTGTTGTGCACTTTTAATTGGACCGCTCATTAAGATTGTTTCATCTCATCTGAGTCGATTCCGAACAAATCCATTTTTCATTACCATCTTGTGTAGTTTAATGTGCGCTTTTTTAACAACATTTGCTTGTGATCTTGGAATAGGACAACAAGTGGATAAGATTATTATCGGTCTTGTCATGACATTAGTTCCGGGAGTAGCGATTACTAATTCAGTTCGTGACGTCATTGCAGGTGACTTTATTGCTGGCCAAACAAAAATGACAGAAGCGTTACTAACAGCTACCTCTATTGCACTCGGAACTGGGATCGCTTTATCTTTAGCATCATACTTCTAG
- a CDS encoding helix-turn-helix transcriptional regulator yields MFLTVGEKIRQARQQFNLKQGSFRNFGITQHYLSMIETNKRQAPEQTLRDIYDAFINLTNGEIESFYTFEEFCLPIELQVSRWLDQQLNSETLPQRYEELMLIVEKYSLGEYMIFIDERMGEYYFKAQDYSMMAYYYRRAIGNSLKFRQNPASLYFKFGRCLRKIGKYDEAVVNLCLACTTAKELTEDSVLVCDAHIYLALTYHRLKEYRLGLEVVNELLKNKDNLKEGRYVGTLIVKELCMRRLEGAEKSRKYLYELLDSDILNQFPSFSHYVYHSLGWNYLESQKYEKALEALQKALPLRPKQLDKAITTLLIGRIYFEIGQYEEAQKYYSETKETILLSESLRTKRLWIDEQLDLYCKLNQIHQVKELFIELKSLVDIDKFPESMLYELKTSMYKRFEGLSPLRREEYLFLYNFFAP; encoded by the coding sequence TTGTTCTTAACAGTTGGAGAAAAAATACGTCAAGCTAGACAACAATTTAATTTGAAACAGGGGAGCTTTCGTAATTTTGGGATTACGCAACATTATTTGAGCATGATTGAAACAAATAAGCGTCAAGCACCAGAGCAGACGCTAAGGGATATCTATGATGCTTTCATCAATTTAACGAACGGTGAAATAGAATCTTTTTATACCTTTGAAGAATTTTGTTTACCTATTGAACTACAAGTTAGCCGTTGGTTAGATCAACAATTGAATTCAGAAACATTACCACAAAGGTATGAAGAACTTATGCTAATTGTTGAAAAATATTCATTAGGCGAGTATATGATATTTATTGATGAGCGAATGGGTGAATATTATTTTAAAGCCCAAGATTATTCAATGATGGCCTATTATTATCGCCGTGCAATTGGTAATTCATTAAAGTTTAGACAAAATCCAGCTTCTTTATATTTCAAATTCGGAAGATGTCTAAGAAAGATTGGAAAGTATGATGAAGCTGTAGTGAATTTATGTTTAGCATGTACAACAGCGAAAGAATTAACTGAGGATTCTGTGTTAGTTTGTGATGCACACATTTATTTAGCTCTAACATATCATCGCCTCAAAGAATACCGATTAGGACTTGAAGTTGTTAATGAGTTATTGAAGAATAAAGATAATTTAAAAGAAGGTCGATATGTAGGAACTTTGATTGTTAAAGAGTTATGTATGAGACGTTTAGAAGGTGCAGAAAAATCAAGAAAATACTTATATGAGTTATTAGATTCTGATATACTAAATCAATTTCCTAGTTTCTCTCATTATGTGTATCATAGTTTAGGATGGAATTATCTTGAGTCTCAAAAATATGAGAAAGCATTGGAGGCTTTGCAAAAAGCATTACCGTTGCGGCCTAAACAATTAGATAAGGCCATAACAACTTTATTAATTGGTCGTATTTACTTTGAAATAGGTCAGTATGAAGAAGCACAAAAATATTATAGTGAAACGAAAGAGACTATTCTACTATCAGAAAGTCTTCGTACGAAGCGATTATGGATAGATGAACAATTAGATTTATATTGCAAACTAAATCAAATCCATCAAGTTAAAGAATTGTTTATTGAGTTAAAGTCCTTAGTAGATATTGATAAGTTTCCAGAATCAATGTTATATGAGCTAAAGACAAGTATGTATAAAAGATTTGAAGGGTTATCACCCCTTCGAAGAGAAGAATATCTTTTTTTATATAATTTCTTTGCCCCTTAA
- a CDS encoding spore coat protein: protein MNDRDLMEDVLLVVKGAADLYLHGTIESSTLNVHSTFEKVLNDTLCMQNEIYNLMAQKGWYPTQSAEQQQIDQVKQKYAQAAGQGQN from the coding sequence ATGAACGATCGTGATTTAATGGAAGATGTACTTTTAGTCGTAAAGGGTGCAGCTGACCTTTATTTACACGGAACAATTGAGTCATCAACATTAAATGTTCATTCAACATTCGAAAAAGTTTTAAATGATACATTATGTATGCAAAATGAAATTTATAACTTAATGGCACAAAAGGGTTGGTATCCGACACAATCTGCTGAGCAACAACAAATTGATCAAGTTAAACAAAAATATGCTCAAGCTGCTGGACAAGGTCAAAATTAA